TCTTTCATCATAGCCCTCATAATGACCACAAACGAATATCAAATGCTCTTCCTTTGCTAATTCCTCTGCTTTTTTTTGGTCATATCTTTTTCCTTGCGGACAAAGCAGGATCACTCTTGTCCGCTTGCTTTCAGCTTGTTCCTTTAGTGCCGCAACAGCGTCGAATATTGGCTGCGGCTTTAATACCATTCCTGCTCCACCGCCATAGGGATAATCGTCAACAGTCTGATGTTTATTATCCGCGTAGTCTCGGAAATTGACAACATTGTATTGAACTGCTGATTTTTCAGCTGCTTTATGTAAAATGGAATGTCCCAATACACCTGAAAACATCTCAGGAAATAATGTAAGTACATCTATTTTCATCATGAAAGCAGCCCTTCCATCGGCTCAATTAAGATTACCTTTTTCTTTACATCCACTTTTTTTACAACATCTTCAATATAAGGAATCAATATTTCCTTGCCGCCAGGCGATTTAATTACCCAGACATCATTTGCACCTGGGGATAGAATCTCGGTAACCTTACCAATTTCCTCACCACTAGTTGTAGCTACGAGGCAGCCAATAATCTCATGGTAATAATATTCATCTTTCTCAAGATTCCCTAGCTGTGATTCTGGAACTTTAAGGATTCCATCTCTAAACTTTTCAACCTCATTGATATTTTCTAACCCTTCAAAGGTTAAAAGATTAAAGTTTTTGTGAGTACGATGGGTTTTTACCGTTAATTCAATCGGCTTAGTAGATCCTGGCATAAATAAATACAATGTATTGCCTACTTTGTAGCGCTGCTCAGGAAAATCAGTTTTAGAAATAACCCTGACCTCACCTCTAATTCCGTGTGTATTGACGATTTTGCCAACATTAAACCATTTTTCCATATAACTTGTCACCTCTATCTTATTTCCTCAATCATACCGTTTTTAATGATGATTGTACGCTGCCCTGTTACTTCTTCCCAATTGTCGCCAACATTTACTTCAACAAGGGCCTGCACTTCTTTTTCCTTTAATTCACTGCCTAATGGTAGCATATGTAGTTGTTCGATTTGAAACTCATAAAGCTTTTCTTTATCATGACGTTTTTTGAGTTCTTTTTCAAAATGAGTTTTCAGCGCGCTTGCTTGATATTTTTTTGCCTTTTCTAATTTTTTCAACTCAAATTGGAGCTGTTCATATTCTTTTTGCATCTGCAGCTTGCCCGCAAAATATTTTTCAAGCAGCTTTTGTTTGCTTTGTTCCGTTAAGATTTGCTTTACGATAACAGTTTGAATAAGTTGCATAATACTGCTTCCTCCTTCAGCTTCTGTTTTCATAGGCTAGCTTCAGCGCCTAAGCGCTTCCGCTTTTCATGATAGCAAAAAAGAGGGGAATGTTATTCCCCTCTTCATCTAGATGCAAAAAGCTATTCACCAATTTCTAGAAAAATTTTCTTTTGTTGTGAAGATCCTGCTGCATATACAACAGTCCTAATGGCCTTTGCAACACGCCCTTGTTTACCAATCACTTTTCCCATGTCTGTCTTATTGACAGTAAGGTAATAGGTGATTCGCTGATCCTCTTCGTTGACATTCACGCGAACATCTTCTGGAAAATCAACAAGGGGCTTTACGATCGTTTCAATTAATTGCTTCATAGCAATTACTTGCTTAACTTAGCATTATGGAATTTTTCCATGATGCCTTGGTTAGAGAAAAGGTTACGAACTGTATCAGATGGCTTCGCACCATCTTGTAACCATTTAAGAGCTAATTCTTCGTTGATTTGGATTGCAGCTGGTTGAGCTACTGGATTGTAAGTTCCAATTACTTCAATGTAACGTCCGTCACGAGGAGAACGAGAATCTGCTGCTACGATACGATAGAAAGGAGTCTTTTTAGCTCCCATACGCTTTAAACGAATTTTTACTGCCATTTTAAATAAGCACCTCCGAATAGTTTCACACAAGATAGTATATTATCAAGTTTTAAATCATTTGTAAAGTGTTTTTTCTTTACACCATTATTACCAATTTTTTCTGTTCTAAAACGGTTTAAATGGAAATTTAAATCCGCCTTTTTTCTTGCCTTTCTGCTGCATACCTGTCATTTGCTTCATCATCTTCTTCATGTCTTCAAACTGTTTTAATAATCGGTTTACTTCCGGAACGGTTCTGCCGCTACCTTTCGCAATCCT
This genomic stretch from Neobacillus niacini harbors:
- the rimM gene encoding ribosome maturation factor RimM (Essential for efficient processing of 16S rRNA) is translated as MEKWFNVGKIVNTHGIRGEVRVISKTDFPEQRYKVGNTLYLFMPGSTKPIELTVKTHRTHKNFNLLTFEGLENINEVEKFRDGILKVPESQLGNLEKDEYYYHEIIGCLVATTSGEEIGKVTEILSPGANDVWVIKSPGGKEILIPYIEDVVKKVDVKKKVILIEPMEGLLS
- a CDS encoding YlqD family protein, translated to MQLIQTVIVKQILTEQSKQKLLEKYFAGKLQMQKEYEQLQFELKKLEKAKKYQASALKTHFEKELKKRHDKEKLYEFQIEQLHMLPLGSELKEKEVQALVEVNVGDNWEEVTGQRTIIIKNGMIEEIR
- a CDS encoding KH domain-containing protein encodes the protein MKQLIETIVKPLVDFPEDVRVNVNEEDQRITYYLTVNKTDMGKVIGKQGRVAKAIRTVVYAAGSSQQKKIFLEIGE
- the rpsP gene encoding 30S ribosomal protein S16, which encodes MAVKIRLKRMGAKKTPFYRIVAADSRSPRDGRYIEVIGTYNPVAQPAAIQINEELALKWLQDGAKPSDTVRNLFSNQGIMEKFHNAKLSK